Below is a genomic region from Mesorhizobium sp. NZP2298.
GCGCGCGTGCACTTCATCATCGGACGCTCCGGCGGCAAGACGCCGAAAGTCGAGCAGGCGACGATCGAGGCGGCGATCCGCGACATCGTGCGCACCTGGGAGGATGCCCTTTCCGACGCGGCGGAAGCCGATGGCGGCGACCAGGCGTTGAAGGCCATCGCCGCGAGACTGCCGGAAAGTTATCGCGACTCCTTCAGCGCGGCGGTGGCGCTGGTCGATGCCGGGCGCATCGCCAGGATCAGCGCCGATAATCCGATCGCCATCGACTACTACCGCCATGCCGAGCAGAAGCCGCATCAGGCGGCGCTGAAGATCTATCACCACGGCAGCCCGGTGGCGCTGTCGCGGCGCGTGCCGGTGCTGGAAAACATCGGCTTCCGCGTCATCAGCGAGCGCACCTTCGAGGTCGGTGGCGTGCAATCCGGGCTGGTCTTCATCCACGACATGGAACTGGAGAACAGCTACGGCAAGCCGATCGACCTTACCGACGGCGGCGCGCTGTTCGAGGACGCGTTCCTGTCGGTGTGGCGCGGCGATGTCGACAATGACGGCTATAACGGCCTGGCCCAGACAGCCGGCCTGTGGTCCGGTGAAATCACCATCCTGCGCGCCTATGGCCGCTATCTGCAGCAGGTCGGCATTCCGCAAAGCCAGGATTTCATCGCGGCGGCTCTCAACCGCTATCCCGAGATCGCGCGCGGCCTGCACGCGCTGTTCATTGCCCGGCTTGGCCCCACGGCCGAGGGCGATGGGGTGGTGGCGGCAAAGCATCTCAAGGCCAAGATCAAGGATGCGCTGGAGGATGTGCCCAACATCGATGACGACACCATCATCCGCCGCTACCTCAACCTGATCGAAGCCTCGCTGCGCACCAATCATTTCGTTGCCGATACGAAGCAGAAAGGCCAGTCCCTGGCGATCAAGCTTGAGTCGCAGGCGGTCGAAGGGCTACCGGCGCCACGGCCGTGGCGCGAGATCTTCGTCTACGGTTCCGAGGTCGAGGGCCTGCATCTGCGCTTCGGCCCGGTGGCGCGTGGTGGCCTGCGCTGGTCGGACCGTGCCCAGGACTACCGCACCGAGGTGCTCGGTCTGGTCAAGGCGCAACAGGTCAAGAATGCCGTGATCGTGCCGGTCGGCGCCAAGGGGGGGTTCTTCCCCAAGCGCCTGCCGGTCGGCGGCAGCCGCGACGCGATCTTCGAGGCGGGCACCTCTGCCTACAAGAATTTCGTCTCCAGCCTGCTGTCGATCACCGACAATATCGGACTGGACGGTGTCATTCCGCCAGCGGGTGTCGTGCGCCGCGACCAGGACGATCCCTATTTCGTCGTCGCCGCCGACAAGGGCACGGCGACCTTCTCCGACACCGCCAACGCCATCTCCGAGAAGCATGGCTTCTGGCTCGACGATGCCTTCGCCAGCGGTGGCTCGGCCGGCTATGACCACAAGAAGATGGGCATCACCGCCAAAGGCGCATGGGAAGCGGTCAAGCGGCATTTCCGCGAGATGAACCGCGACATCCAGACATCGCCTTTCACCGCCGTCGGTGTCGGCGACATGTCGGGCGACGTGTTCGGCAACGGCATGCTTCTGTCGCCGAAAACCAGGCTGATCGCCGCCTTCGATCATCGCGATATCTTCATCGATCCCGATCCGGACATGGCGGCCTCGATGGCTGAGCGCGAGCGCATGTTCGCGCTGCCGCGTTCGAGCTGGCAGGACTATGACAAGAGCAAGCTGTCGGAAGGCGGCATCATCGTCTCGCGCAATCAGAAGTCGATCACCTTGCCGGCCGCGGCCGCGGCGGCAATCGGCCTCGGCAAGACGACCGCCACGCCGGTCGAGATCATGACCGCCATCCTCAAGGCGCCGGTCGATCTTCTGTGGTTCGGCGGTATCGGCACATACTTGAGGGCATCCGCCGAAACCAACGCCGAGGTCGGCGACCGCGCCAACGACGCCATCCGCATCACGGCGCTCGACGTGCGTGCCAAGGTGATCGGCGAGGGCGCCAATCTCGGCGTCACGCAGCGGGCGCGCATCGAGTTCGGCATGAATGGCGGCCGCTGCAATTCCGACGCCATCGACAATTCGGGCGGCGTCAATTGCTCCGACGTCGAGGTCAACATCAAGATCGCGCTGGCGTCGGCCATGCGCAAGGGATCGCTGACGCGCCCCGCACGCAACAAGCTGCTGGCCGAGATGACCGACGAGGTGGGCGGGCTGGTGCTGTCAAACAACTATCAGCAGACGCTGGCGCTTTCGATCGCCCGCAAGCGCGGCCTCGCCGACATCGCGCACCAGGCCCGGTTCATGTCGGCGCTCGAAGCGCGCGGCCTGCTCGACCGTGCCGTGGAAACATTGCCGTCACCGGCGGCCCTTGCCGAGCGTGAGGCACGTGGCGAGCCGCTGACCAGGGCCGAGCTCGGCGTGCTGCTCGCCTATGCCAAGATCGTGCTGTTTTCCGACATCGTCGCCAGTGACGTGCCTGATGACGCGCATTTCGACCGCGATCTGATGGGCTATTTCCCGGACCGGATGGCGAAGAAATACGCCGCCGAAATCCATGGCCACCGACTGCGCCGCGAAATCATCGCCCGCGTCGTCGCCAACGACCTCGTCAATCGCGGCGGCCCTTCCTTCGTCAACCGGCTCCAGGAGGCCACGGGGCGTACCGCCGCCGACGTGGTGCGCACCTTCGCCGTGGTGCGTGACGGCTTCGCGCTGCCGGCGCTCTATCGCGAGATCGACGCGCTCGACAACCAGATCGACGGTCAGGTGCAGCTCGATCTCTATCAGATGGTTAGCCGGCTGATCTACGTGACCAGCGGCTGGTATCTCAAGAACGATACCGGCATGGCGCCGCTCGGCCAGCGCATCGCGGAACTGCAGGAGGCGCGCAAGGCGCTGGAGCCGAAGCTCGTTTCGCTGCTGCCGGCCTTCTCGCGCGAGCGGATCGAGGAGAAGCGGCACGGGCTGTTCAAGGCCGGCGCACCGGAAAGACTGGCCGAGCAGCTGGCGCTGAGCGAGGTGGCGGAACTCATCCCCGACATCGCGCTGACCGCGCGGATGGCAAATGCCGACATCGTCGCCGCTGCCAAGGCGTTCTTCGCGGTCAGCGATGCCTTCCGCATCCCGCGCGTCGAGGACGCGGCGCGCTCGATCACGCCGTCGGACTACTATGATCAGCTCGCTCTTTCGCGCGCCACCGACACGATTGGTGCGTCGCGTCGCGGCATTGCGGTCGCGGCACTCACCGGCCATGCCAAGGCCGCCGATCCGGTCGCGGCCTGGCTGGAAGCCGGTGGCGAGCGCGTGTCGCGCATCCGCGAGCGACTGCAGGCGCTGACCGAAGGCGGCGACATCACCGTGTCGCGGCTGTCGGTCGCGTCAGGGCTGATGAGCGACCTGACGGGGATGTGAGGAACTCTCGCAGAGGTTGGCGCCGCTCCTCATCCGGCTGCCGCCACCTTCTCCCCGTATAGTGACGGGGAGAAAGGAACTGGCCGCAAGGCCGGCGCCCATTCTGCGACGTCGACAAGTGACGAGAATCTTCCCGGGAGCGTCTTTCTCCCCGTCACAATACGGGGGGAAATGTCCGGCAGGACAATGAGGGGCGGCGCGACGCTTGTCATTTGCATGAGCATCGGAAACATGCAGACATGGCGCCCGACGCGGGCGGGGCCAAAGGAATCATCATGGCGGTAGAAACAGTGCAGCGTGCGTCGGGGCGCGGCATCTGGGGATGGATGTTATTCGACTGGGCGGCGCAGCCGTTCTTCACGGTCGTCACCACCTTTATCTTCGGCCCCTATTTCGTTTCGCGCATGGCGGGCGATCCAACCACCGGCCAGGCTGTCTGGGGCTACGGCATCGCCGCCGCCGGGCTGGTCATCGCCGTGCTGTCGCCGATCCTCGGCTCGATCGCCGACCAGACCGGGCCGCGCAAGCCGTGGATCGGGTTTTTCGCGGCGATCAAGATCATCAGTCTCATCTTGCTC
It encodes:
- a CDS encoding NAD-glutamate dehydrogenase gives rise to the protein MARVKSAAKPKKKPTSATKTEERPARLADYLLARAPAEDIAAYEVADLERAADLAGRAVSRHKKGACVVAVETDSGVVREGRPVTVITVVNDNMPFLFDSILGEVTETSGEPTLVTHPVITVRHGKRGVEEILGDGNFAKDDGNHDRLSVIHVHIPRLTADAANALTERLRKMLGQVHAAVNDWKPMLARLDQAISEFRYSPVPLDKKSVAEAIAFLEWLRDDNFTFLGMREFKYTGGEESGNLERADKPGLGILSDPDVLVLRRGTEAVTTTPEIRAFLHGPEPLIVTKANAKSSVHRRIYLDYIGVKTYTPKGALAGELRIVGLFTSTAYTRSVMKIPYLRSKAETIIAKSGFDRHDHSGKALINVLESYPRDELFQVPVPILRKHAAAILGLVERPRVRALVRADQFDRFVSILVFVPRDRYDSVVREKIGAYLKTVFEGRLSAYYPAFPEGGLARVHFIIGRSGGKTPKVEQATIEAAIRDIVRTWEDALSDAAEADGGDQALKAIAARLPESYRDSFSAAVALVDAGRIARISADNPIAIDYYRHAEQKPHQAALKIYHHGSPVALSRRVPVLENIGFRVISERTFEVGGVQSGLVFIHDMELENSYGKPIDLTDGGALFEDAFLSVWRGDVDNDGYNGLAQTAGLWSGEITILRAYGRYLQQVGIPQSQDFIAAALNRYPEIARGLHALFIARLGPTAEGDGVVAAKHLKAKIKDALEDVPNIDDDTIIRRYLNLIEASLRTNHFVADTKQKGQSLAIKLESQAVEGLPAPRPWREIFVYGSEVEGLHLRFGPVARGGLRWSDRAQDYRTEVLGLVKAQQVKNAVIVPVGAKGGFFPKRLPVGGSRDAIFEAGTSAYKNFVSSLLSITDNIGLDGVIPPAGVVRRDQDDPYFVVAADKGTATFSDTANAISEKHGFWLDDAFASGGSAGYDHKKMGITAKGAWEAVKRHFREMNRDIQTSPFTAVGVGDMSGDVFGNGMLLSPKTRLIAAFDHRDIFIDPDPDMAASMAERERMFALPRSSWQDYDKSKLSEGGIIVSRNQKSITLPAAAAAAIGLGKTTATPVEIMTAILKAPVDLLWFGGIGTYLRASAETNAEVGDRANDAIRITALDVRAKVIGEGANLGVTQRARIEFGMNGGRCNSDAIDNSGGVNCSDVEVNIKIALASAMRKGSLTRPARNKLLAEMTDEVGGLVLSNNYQQTLALSIARKRGLADIAHQARFMSALEARGLLDRAVETLPSPAALAEREARGEPLTRAELGVLLAYAKIVLFSDIVASDVPDDAHFDRDLMGYFPDRMAKKYAAEIHGHRLRREIIARVVANDLVNRGGPSFVNRLQEATGRTAADVVRTFAVVRDGFALPALYREIDALDNQIDGQVQLDLYQMVSRLIYVTSGWYLKNDTGMAPLGQRIAELQEARKALEPKLVSLLPAFSRERIEEKRHGLFKAGAPERLAEQLALSEVAELIPDIALTARMANADIVAAAKAFFAVSDAFRIPRVEDAARSITPSDYYDQLALSRATDTIGASRRGIAVAALTGHAKAADPVAAWLEAGGERVSRIRERLQALTEGGDITVSRLSVASGLMSDLTGM